A window of the Lysinibacillus irui genome harbors these coding sequences:
- a CDS encoding DUF2529 family protein, giving the protein MSKILTTQLSGLLQRITQNEEDAIEETARLLAQAAIGEGHVYFICFGEMQVVEFNALQAVEPFNKLAPWTSDTSLTEADRVCIFTRSAQDPEALALAQELNKRFIPFAAVASELADAENPLADLAYTYISTRVKGGLLPNDLGQRIVVPHAMAGLFVYEAVKIAYDEMLGFDEEEL; this is encoded by the coding sequence ATGTCAAAAATACTAACAACACAATTAAGTGGATTATTACAAAGAATAACCCAAAATGAAGAGGATGCCATCGAGGAGACAGCAAGGCTACTTGCACAAGCAGCCATTGGTGAGGGTCACGTATATTTCATCTGCTTTGGTGAAATGCAAGTTGTAGAGTTCAATGCACTCCAAGCAGTCGAACCATTTAACAAGCTAGCTCCATGGACTTCGGATACAAGCTTAACAGAAGCCGACCGCGTTTGTATTTTTACACGTAGTGCACAAGATCCGGAGGCACTCGCTTTAGCCCAAGAATTAAATAAACGTTTTATTCCTTTTGCTGCTGTAGCTAGTGAACTAGCCGATGCAGAAAATCCTCTTGCAGATTTGGCCTATACGTATATCTCTACACGTGTCAAAGGCGGGTTGTTACCAAATGATTTAGGACAACGAATTGTTGTTCCTCATGCAATGGCTGGCCTTTTTGTATACGAGGCAGTAAAAATTGCTTATGACGAAATGCTCGGCTTTGACGAGGAAGAACTGTAA
- a CDS encoding response regulator, producing MKRLLIVDDQQGIRLLLNEVLKKEGYITYLAANGSEALKYADEQKMDCVLLDMKIPGMDGIEILKRLKEKFPKLPVFMMTAYGELDVVKEALELGAIRYFTKPFDIFEVRDEVNKALQV from the coding sequence GTGAAACGATTACTTATTGTCGATGATCAGCAGGGGATTCGTTTACTTTTAAATGAAGTGCTGAAAAAGGAAGGTTATATTACATATTTAGCGGCTAATGGTTCAGAGGCATTAAAGTATGCAGATGAGCAAAAAATGGATTGTGTTTTATTGGATATGAAAATCCCTGGTATGGACGGTATTGAAATTTTGAAGCGTTTAAAAGAAAAGTTTCCAAAGCTCCCTGTCTTTATGATGACAGCCTATGGCGAGTTAGATGTGGTAAAAGAAGCTTTAGAATTAGGAGCTATTCGTTACTTTACAAAACCATTTGATATTTTTGAAGTACGTGATGAGGTAAATAAAGCTTTACAGGTGTAA
- a CDS encoding CTP synthase, protein MTKYIFVTGGVVSSLGKGIVAASLGRLLKNRGLEVTIQKFDPYINIDPGTMSPYQHGEVFVTDDGAEADLDLGHYERFIDINLGKHSTVTSGRVYQSVLQKERRGDYNGGTVQVIPHITNEIKDRIQRAGRETNADVVITEVGGTVGDIESLPFLEAIRQMKTNLGHNNVMYIHCTLIPYIKAAGELKTKPTQHSVKELRSLGIQPNIIVVRTEQEVPQDMKEKLALFCDVQPHEIIESRDAEHLYEVPLNLHAQDIDDIVLDHFGIEAPEADMEEWRELVEKVKNLPNKRKVALVGKYVELQDAYISVVEALKHAGYVYNSDIEIDWINAEHVDADNVASLLKGADAILVPGGFGDRGVEGKILATQYARENDVPFLGICLGMQLATVEFARNVLGLKGAHSTELDANTEYPIIDFLPDQNDSVDIGGTLRLGLYPCKLKDGSKASTAYGKELVYERHRHRYEFNNEYREAMEAAGLVFSGTSPDGKLVEIIELPENNFFVACQFHPELVSRPNRPQPLFRDFIGATFK, encoded by the coding sequence ATGACGAAGTATATTTTTGTAACAGGTGGGGTTGTATCATCTCTTGGAAAAGGGATTGTTGCAGCATCTCTAGGTCGTTTATTAAAAAATCGCGGTTTAGAAGTTACGATTCAAAAATTTGACCCATATATCAATATAGACCCAGGTACAATGAGCCCTTATCAACATGGTGAAGTATTTGTAACGGATGATGGTGCTGAGGCTGACTTAGACTTAGGACACTATGAACGTTTCATTGATATTAACCTAGGAAAACATTCTACAGTAACTTCAGGTCGCGTTTATCAATCTGTTTTACAGAAAGAACGTCGTGGAGATTATAACGGTGGAACAGTTCAAGTAATTCCTCATATTACAAATGAAATCAAAGACCGTATCCAACGCGCTGGTCGTGAAACAAATGCAGACGTTGTTATTACAGAGGTTGGAGGAACAGTAGGTGATATTGAATCATTACCATTCCTTGAAGCAATCCGCCAAATGAAAACAAATTTAGGGCATAACAATGTAATGTATATTCACTGTACACTTATTCCTTATATTAAAGCAGCTGGTGAGCTTAAAACAAAACCTACACAACATTCTGTAAAAGAATTGCGCTCTTTAGGAATCCAGCCAAACATTATTGTTGTACGTACAGAACAAGAAGTACCACAAGATATGAAAGAGAAATTAGCATTATTCTGTGATGTTCAACCACATGAAATTATTGAATCTCGCGATGCTGAGCATTTATATGAAGTACCATTAAACCTTCACGCACAAGATATAGATGATATCGTTCTTGATCATTTTGGTATTGAAGCTCCAGAGGCAGATATGGAAGAATGGCGCGAACTTGTAGAAAAGGTGAAGAACTTACCAAATAAAAGAAAGGTAGCATTAGTAGGGAAATATGTAGAACTACAAGATGCTTACATTTCAGTAGTTGAGGCATTAAAGCATGCAGGTTATGTATATAATTCTGATATTGAAATTGACTGGATTAATGCAGAACACGTAGATGCAGATAATGTTGCTTCACTTTTAAAAGGTGCAGACGCAATTTTAGTACCAGGTGGCTTCGGTGATCGTGGTGTGGAAGGCAAAATTTTAGCGACACAATATGCACGTGAAAATGATGTACCTTTCTTAGGTATTTGTTTAGGTATGCAATTGGCCACAGTAGAATTTGCTCGTAATGTCCTTGGCCTAAAAGGTGCACATTCTACAGAGCTTGATGCCAATACAGAGTATCCAATTATCGATTTCTTACCTGATCAAAACGATAGTGTTGATATCGGTGGTACATTACGTTTAGGATTATATCCATGTAAATTAAAAGATGGCTCTAAAGCAAGCACAGCTTACGGCAAAGAGCTTGTTTATGAGCGTCACCGTCATCGCTATGAATTTAATAATGAATACCGTGAAGCAATGGAAGCAGCTGGTCTTGTCTTCTCAGGTACAAGCCCTGATGGCAAATTGGTTGAAATTATTGAGCTACCAGAAAACAATTTCTTTGTAGCATGTCAATTCCACCCAGAGCTAGTTTCACGTCCAAATCGTCCACAACCATTGTTCCGTGATTTTATCGGTGCAACATTTAAATAA